A single region of the Nicotiana sylvestris chromosome 6, ASM39365v2, whole genome shotgun sequence genome encodes:
- the LOC138870852 gene encoding uncharacterized protein gives MNDAQVNYRVTEKELLAIVFTMEKFRLYLIGAKVIIHTVHATLCSYENTYILLAVEYVSKWVEFVALPNNEAWSVVAFLKKSIFTRFGTPHAIVSDGGSHFCNRAFDTLLSKTDWSKKLDDALWPYMTAYKTPIGMSPYRLVFGKTCHLPVKLEHKAMWALRKLNLELDVVANLHVSSLYKDKMKYLHDKYARSKEFKVDDLVLLFNSRLPLFTGKLKSKWSGSFEVVCVTKNGEVFRVNGHRVKHYLGKTDDSYVVTLLHLK, from the exons atgaatgatgctcaagtgaactacagggtgaccgagaaagaacttttggctattgtgtttacAATGGAAAAATTCCGGCTGTATCTTAtaggtgctaaggttattattcatactgTCCATGCCAcactctg CTCGTATGAGAACACATACATTCTTTTGGCAGTGGagtatgtttcaaagtgggtcgaattcgtggctttacccaacaatgaggcctggagtgttgttgcatttctcaagaagagcatcttTACAAGGTTTGGAACTCCTCATGCAATCGTAAGTGATggagggtctcatttttgcaatagagcttttgacactttgctttcaaa gactgattggtcaaagaagttggatgacgctctatggccTTAtatgactgcttacaagactccaattggtatgtctccgtatcggttggtgtttgggaaaacttgccatctaccggtcaaattagagcacaaggccatgtgggcgttgaggaagctaaatcttgaattgGATGTTGTAGCTAATCTTCATGT ttcatccttgtacaaggacaagatgaagtaccttcatgataaatatgctcgtagcaaggagttcaaagttgatgatttggttctcttgtttaacTCTCGGTTACCTCTGTTTAcgggaaagcttaaatcaaaatggagtggatcttttgaagtggtgtgtgtgaccaaaaatggggaagtttttagagtgaatgggcatagggtcaagcactacttgggaaaaactGATGACAGCTATGTAgtgacacttcttcatctcaaatga